Proteins found in one Sporosarcina sp. FSL K6-3457 genomic segment:
- the eutL gene encoding ethanolamine utilization microcompartment protein EutL, translating into MKKIHAEILSMQVIPNVDAGLAAKFNLKSHQRSLGLFTTTIDDVGYTAADQATKDADVEVVYAKSFYAGSAHASGPLSGEFIGIIAGSSPDEVKSGLDSIRTTVHSTAYFEAINDDDNHALFAHTISSCGHYLAEVAGVATGQSLAYLIAPPIEAIVGLDAALKAADVSVCEFFAPPSETNFGGGLLTGSQSSCKAAADAFREAIMNMANRPLDY; encoded by the coding sequence ATGAAGAAAATTCATGCGGAAATTTTGTCTATGCAAGTGATCCCTAATGTAGATGCTGGGTTAGCAGCGAAGTTCAATTTAAAATCGCATCAGCGGAGTTTAGGATTATTTACAACGACGATTGATGACGTTGGTTATACAGCCGCCGATCAGGCGACAAAAGATGCGGATGTTGAAGTGGTCTACGCGAAGAGCTTTTACGCAGGATCAGCACATGCGTCAGGTCCACTTTCGGGAGAATTTATCGGTATCATAGCTGGTTCTTCTCCGGACGAAGTGAAGAGTGGCCTGGATTCAATTCGGACAACAGTTCACAGTACGGCTTACTTTGAAGCGATTAATGATGATGACAATCATGCATTGTTTGCCCATACGATTTCAAGTTGTGGTCACTATTTAGCAGAGGTAGCCGGTGTTGCGACAGGACAATCGCTTGCGTACTTGATTGCTCCACCTATCGAAGCAATTGTAGGACTGGATGCGGCATTAAAGGCGGCGGATGTTAGCGTCTGTGAATTCTTTGCCCCACCGTCTGAAACAAATTTTGGTGGCGGATTATTAACAGGCAGTCAGTCTTCTTGTAAGGCGGCGGCAGATGCGTTTCGAGAAGCTATTATGAATATGGCAAATCGACCATTAGATTATTAA